One Prunus dulcis chromosome 8, ALMONDv2, whole genome shotgun sequence DNA window includes the following coding sequences:
- the LOC117638666 gene encoding mavicyanin-like, with protein sequence MAFAKNSMLFLMVLALFGVCFGTVYKVGDSNGWTDKGSVSYKDWASTKNFVVGDAIVFEYNAKEQNVVQVKTLTEFNGCNSKAPLSTYNSGNDAVELKKAGHFFYICGLPGHCEAGQKVDIRVLEPSQAPSPSHSSPSPSPTPSSNHSHHNESSAPVPSPSAKAPTSPNKSSAPSVKSSSGLFMLVVMGVLAYLA encoded by the exons ATGGCTTTTGCTAAGAATTCAATGCTTTTTTTAATGGTTCTGGCTTTGTTTGGGGTCTGTTTTGGGACTGTGTACAAGGTGGGTGACTCGAACGGCTGGACAGACAAAGGCAGTGTTAGTTACAAGGATTGGGCATCTACTAAGAACTTTGTTGTTGGAGACGCTATCG TTTTTGAGTACAATGCCAAGGAGCAAAATGTGGTGCAAGTGAAAACCCTCACAGAATTCAACGGCTGCAACTCAAAAGCTCCATTATCAACCTATAACTCTGGCAACGACGCTGTAGAGTTGAAGAAGGCTGGCCATTTCTTTTACATCTGTGGTCTTCCTGGGCACTGCGAGGCTGGCCAGAAAGTTGACATTAGGGTTCTTGAACCTAGCCAGGCACCTAGCCCAAGCCACTCGAGCCCTAGCCCTAGCCCTACACCCAGCTCAAACCATTCTCACCACAATGAATCGTCCGCCCCGGTTCCATCTCCAAGTGCAAAGGCTCCTACCTCGCCTAACAAGAGCAGTGCTCCATCTGTCAAGTCTTCTAGTGGCTTGTTTATGCTTGTTGTGATGGGGGTTCTTGCTTACCTTGCTTAA
- the LOC117637239 gene encoding protein TIME FOR COFFEE isoform X2 has translation MERSREARRPSMAASNGFLKLRERPNNKRSMREQSTKQRRVRGDQGHESTEEGSVGYSDEQAPHLMVAHEMIGVAVPRKARSASGKRSHEYASSGNYGGAGEEESLQQLSVKAASLSFSNVSARKKMKPNGPKIRPPKSSKSSEPVDEDIEIEIAEVLGLMKQSKSSKDQDNIKNSTLNLEAKDRNVAELKDKKVEAESALMAVQDSSVSEAGVFEKSDQPEKFETCSPKSNGELCNPVHHTGRDEGASGSIESQKDDAKPFMEEGKSILPKVELSWEDLTGTKAISTGSKLESKREDMFKFDLMAPPPMEKEDFSDFASDPKPLPQDVEMMEILVKNEEKVEKYVEEAVIEKVDEKKMETSKEKFNENPNQDSDGKLQHQGQKQQPKDVVLNPKLEKIAHSSSVPLAMGSSTTLQPANSLLSQPRRKRCATHHYIAHNICLHQKVTKTNNFWPAETGYAPLRGTKPDIFKVILPAENIVIGNPMLGSLPGLNLQQSQEHEQGVSNFQGHSGNGKISEAANFTETLKRKHLAVQQAPASDGNEMHGHTITFPLGQHQVSGTSNSNQSGPLKHAKSTNNASLPSHSAARTLMSSSALPTVAAVNFINPNMAAKEGPYLALNGYPFPISTHIGTTPAFRGGNPAQPVPLFNGPFYSNQMFQPSQVQQQQPHSQSQHQNTNTSSDSTPSHKQQEPQKLREAQFNSNNFLTSTSVQSQQSQKQYMPPSVQSCKLEGEMNGENTASLAVSHAQKSVYGQNFAVPFQPLNFTLMPYVTLGGGGGGSGNHIEESQHGMSFASFSGNNSTGSCLNFSTMAQNPAIFQSLPDMAQQGYKVGPAPQTVQKKNHQISERKTGGGSNNADDGLKAASGKSSSSIGQRQTLVFDNSARTLNFMSSPVTGSWPPRSIALTTTATNAPVDSKTSSNSQQHMFQFQLQKPHMLQQQQPAIAAKFPKNSPAFSQALVQCNSSAQAPQFSTVVSFPQQQGRSSQGQTQISFGGNHKSSLAPQRQQILTNKNQSSSSLVASSSMSTLQSHQTENSSPSGNGQMSSPACGRNLPSILSTCPSHISELKY, from the exons ATGGAGAGAAGTAGAGAAGCAAGAAGGCCAAGCATGGCAGCAAGCAATGGATTTCTCAAGTTACGCGAGCGACCCAACAACAAGAGAAGTATGAGAGAGCAGAGCACAAAACAGAGGAGGGTCAGAGGAGATCAAGGTCACGAGAGCACTGAAGAAGGGAGCGTCGGCTATTCCGATGAGCAAGCTCCGCACTTGATGGTTGCCCATGAAATGATCGGAGTTGCAGTGCCCAGAAAAGCTCGCTCAG CTTCTGGAAAAAGGTCGCATGAATATGCTTCTTCTGGGAATTATGGAGGAGCTGGGGAAGAAGAGAGTCTTCAGCAACTGAGCGTAAAAGCTGCCTCGCTATCTTTTTCTAATGTTTCAgcgaggaagaagatg AAGCCAAATGGACCCAAGATTCGGCCTCCGAAGTCGTCTAAATCTTCTGAGCCTGTCGACGAGGATATTGAGATTGAGATCGCTGAGGTTCTCGGGCTGATGAAGCAATCCAAGAGCTCCAAGGACCAGGATAATATCAAAAACTCTACTTTGAATCTCGAAGCTAAAGATAGAAATG TTGCAGAGCTCAAGGACAAGAAAGTGGAGGCTGAGAGTGCTTTAATGGCGGTTCAGGACAGTTCAGTTTCTGAAGCTGGTGTCTTTGAAAAAAGTGACCAACCGGAAAAGTTTGAAACTTGTTCGCCGAAATCAAACGGGGAACTGTGCAACCCGGTTCACCATACGGGTCGTGATGAAGGAGCATCTGGGTCCATAGAGTCGCAGAAGGACGATGCCAAACCATTCATGGAAGAGGGAAAAAGCATCCTCCCAAAAGTTGAATTGTCTTGGGAGGATTTGACAGGGACAAAAGC CATTTCAACTGGGTCGAAGCTTGAGAGCAAGAGAGAGGACATgttcaaatttgatttgatg GCTCCTCCTCCCATGGAGAAGGAGGACTTCTCTGATTTTGCATCTGATCCTAAACCTCTGCCTCAAGATGTAGAAATG ATGGAAATTTTGGTaaagaatgaagaaaaggTGGAAAAATATGTTGAGGAAGCTGTGATTGAGAAAGTAGAtgagaagaagatggagaCAAGTAAGGAAAAGTTTAATGAGAACCCAAATCAAGATAGTGACGGTAAATTACAACACCAAGGTCAAAAACAGCAGCCTAAAGATGTCGTTCTGAATCCAAAACTGGAGAAAATTG CTCATTCTAGCTCAGTGCCCTTGGCCATGGGATCATCCACCACACTACAG CCTGCAAATTCCCTTCTGTCTCAGCCACGGCGAAAGAGATGTGCAACCCACCATTACATTGCTCACAACATTTGCTTGCATCAGAAGGTTACAAAGACGAACAATTTCTGGCCAGCAGAAACTGGTTATGCTCCTCTACGTGGCACCAAGCCAGACATCTTCAAAGTCATATTGCCTGCAGAAAACATAGTCATTGGAAACCCAATGCTTGGAAGCTTACCAGGTTTGAATCTTCAGCAATCACAGGAACACGAGCAGGGCGTGTCAAACTTTCAAGGTCATAGTGGAAACGGTAAAATCTCTGAGGCTGCCAATTTCACAGAAACCTTAAAGAGAAAGCATCTTGCAGTTCAGCAAGCTCCAGCCTCTGATGGAAATGAAATG CATGGACATACTATCACTTTCCCTCTGGGCCAACATCAAGTGTCAGGGACATCAAATAGTAATCAATCTGGTCCTTTGAAACATGCCAAATCAACAAACAATGCATCACTTCCGAGCCATTCAGCTGCTAGAACTCTGATGAGTTCTTCAGCGTTGCCAACGGTAGCTGCAGTGAACTTTATTAATCCGAATATGGCAGCCAAGGAAGGTCCATACTTGGCACTCAATGGGTATCCATTTCCTATTTCAACTCATATAGGAACAACACCAGCCTTTAGAGGAGGAAACCCTGCTCAACCAGTGCCTTTGTTTAATGGGCCTTTCTATTCAAATCAGATGTTCCAGCCTTCACAGGTTCAACAGCAACAGCCTCACTCGCAGTCGCAGCATCAGAACACAAACACTTCAAGTGATTCAACACCATCCCACAAGCAACAGGAGCCTCAGAAACTGAGGGAAGCACAATTTAATAGCAACAATTTTTTGACCTCAACTAGCGTGCAATCACAACAGTCACAAAAGCAGTATATGCCGCCGTCCGTTCAATCTTGCAAGCTTGAGGGTGAGATGAATGGGGAGAATACTGCATCTCTTGCTGTCTCTCATGCCCAAAAGAGTGTATATGGGCAGAACTTTGCAGTTCCATTTCAACCCCTGAACTTTACCTTGATGCCTTATGTAACATTGGGTGGTGGTGGGGGTGGCAGTGGAAATCACATTGAGGAATCGCAGCATGGCATGTCATTTGCCTCCTTCAGTGGAAATAACAGTACAGGTTCATGCTTGAACTTTTCAACCATGGCACAAAATCCAGCGATATTTCAAAGCCTCCCGGACATGGCTCAACAAGGATACAAAGTAGGACCGGCACCTCAAACGGTGCAGAAAAAGAATCATCAAATATCCGAAAGGAAGACTGGAGGTGGTTCCAACAATGCTGATGATGGGTTAAAAGCTGCTTCTGGGAAGTCTTCCTCAAGTATTGGGCAGAGGCAGACCCTTGTTTTTGACAATTCAGCAAGAACTCTTAACTTCATGTCATCCCCTGTCACTGGAAGCTGGCCTCCTCGGTCCATCGCCTTGACTACCACAGCAACAAATGCTCCTGTTGATAGTAAAACATCATCAAATTCTCAACAACACATGTTCCAGTTTCAGCTTCAGAAGCCACATATGTTACAACAGCAGCAACCTGCTATTGCTGCCAAGTTCCCAAAGAACTCCCCTGCTTTCTCACAAGCTTTAGTACAATGCAACAGTTCTGCCCAAGCTCCTCAGTTCTCAACTGTCGTGAGTTTTCCCCAACAGCAAGGAAGATCTTCACAAGGTCAGACTCAAATATCTTTCGGGGGAAACCACAAATCATCCTTAGCACCACAAAGGCAACAGATACTCACTAACAAGAACCAGTCTTCCTCTAGTTTAGTTGCTTCTTCATCAATGTCTACATTACAGTCGCATCAAACTGAGAATTCTTCGCCCAGTGGTAATGGCCAGATGTCCTCTCCTGCTTGTGGTAGGAACTTGCCCTCAATCTTGAGCACATGTCCCAGCCACATTTCTGAACTCAAGTACTAG
- the LOC117638667 gene encoding blue copper protein-like — MAALAKSSMVFFFMAMALVGVCFGAVYKVGDSHGWTDQGHFNYKTWSSNKHFTVGDTLVFEYDAKKENLVQVDHKGYKECMAKDPLFTFASGNDNVKITMPGDFFYISSLHDHCKAGQKLHIQVHASSSTPSPSQTPSFSSPSPSPVHLSPSPTPSASPSISPNGYPMPSPNGSPSYNPNRSPSAITRPPPNPSPTVRPNPPTVRPNPPTVRPNPPPSVPIVVSNPPPSVPIVVSNPPPSAPTVVSNPPPSPGRTPPRRRKAAITKSQASPSNGLPILQVLMAVAVVVYIA; from the exons ATGGCGGCTTTGGCTAAGAGTTCAatggttttcttcttcatggcaatggcttTGGTTGGGGTCTGTTTTGGTGCTGTTTACAAGGTCGGTGACTCTCATGGCTGGACTGACCAAGGCCACTTTAATTACAAGACTTGGTCATCTAACAAGCACTTCACTGTTGGAGACACTCTCG TTTTTGAGTATGATGCCAAGAAGGAGAATTTGGTACAAGTGGACCATAAGGGTTACAAAGAATGCATGGCAAAAGATCCATTATTTACCTTTGCCTCTGGCAACGACAATGTAAAGATAACCATGCCTGGCGACTTCTTCTACATTTCTAGTCTCCATGATCACTGCAAGGCCGGCCAGAAGCTTCACATCCAAGTTCACGCATCAAGTTCGACACCGTCCCCGTCTCAGACTCCATCTTTCTCGAGCCCATCTCCGAGCCCGGTCCACTTGAGCCCGTCTCCTACCCCAAGCGCTTCACCAAGCATCAGCCCCAATGGTTATCCAATGCCCAGCCCAAATGGTTCACCAAGCTACAACCCCAATAGATCTCCAAGTGCTATTACTAGGCCAcctccaaaccctagcccaaCTGTAAGGCCTAATCCCCCAACGGTGAGGCCCAATCCCCCAACTGTGAGGCCCAATCCTCCCCCTTCCGTACCAATAGTGGTGTCCAATCCTCCTCCTTCCGTACCAATAGTGGTGTCCAATCCTCCTCCTTCCGCACCAACAGTGGTGTCCAATCCTCCTCCTTCCCCAGGGCGTACCCCACCTAGACGTCGTAAAGCTGCGATTACAAAGAGCCAGGCTTCACCTTCCAATGGGTTACCTATTTTGCAGGTTTTAATGGCTGTGGCGGTCGTTGTCTATATTGCTTAA
- the LOC117638841 gene encoding ribosome-recycling factor, chloroplastic isoform X1 produces MATHFSPATPVRFFLQPTQNPPKTLLSVRDSFGGGPVCKKCQPITVNVCSWSSAVSYVGSQDGSMKFSGNPIVVKKQLLQKRAGTVRAATIEEIEAEKSLIKKDAKGRMEKTIELVRSNFNSIRTGRASPAMLDKIEVEYYGSPVGLKTIAQISSPDASSFLVQPYDKSSLKAIEKAIVSSDLGLTPNNDGEVIRLTLPQLTAERRKELSKVVAKQTEEGKVALRNIRRDALKALDKLEKDKKLSEDNVKDLSSDLQKLTDEYVKKLDTVFKQKEKELLKV; encoded by the exons ATGGCGACCCACTTCTCTCCTGCAACCCCTGTACGCTTCTTCCTCCAACCCACGCAAAACCCTCCCAAAACCCTCCTCTCCGTTCGAG ACTCCTTTGGCGGAGGACCGGTTTGTAAGAAATGCCAGCCCATAACGGTTAATGTATGCTCATGGAGCTCAGCTGTTAGTTATGTAGGATCTCAGGATGGTTCCATGAAGTTTTCTGGTAATCCCATTGTTGTCAAGAAGCAATTGTTGCAAAAGAG AGCTGGAACTgtaagggctgccactattgaAGAAATAGAAGCAGAGAAGTCTTTGATAAAAAAAGATGCT AAAGGAAGGATGGAAAAGACTATCGAACTGGTACGGTCCAATTTCAATTCTATTAGGACAGGGAGGGCAAGCCCAGCCATGCTGGACAAGATTGAG GTTGAATACTATGGAAGCCCCGTTGGCTTGAAGACCATTGCTCAAATTAGTTCTCCTGATGCAAGTTCCTTCTTGGTTCAGCCATATGATAAATCCAG CTTAAAGGCTATAGAGAAGGCCATAGTTAGCTCTGATCTTGGTTTAACTCCAAATAATGATGGAGAAGTGATTCGGTTGACCCTACCTCAGCTTACAGCAGAAAGAAGGAAG GAATTGTCAAAAGTAGTGGCAAAACAGACCGAAGAAGGAAAG GTGGCATTGAGGAACATCAGAAGAGATGCCTTAAAAGCTCTCGACAAACTTGAGAAG GACAAAAAGCTCTCTGAAGATAATGTCAAAGACTTATCTAGTGATTTGCAG AAATTGACAGATGAGTATGTGAAGAAGCTTGATACCGtcttcaaacaaaaagaaaag GAATTGCTGAAGGTTTAG
- the LOC117637321 gene encoding fatty-acid-binding protein 1, which yields MVSFRFPFSFPQPPKHTPPTYSYSSSATSRPFSATTAAVAIAAGAAAVAGVAAATHNSTNQAHPFLQNALNLFFANRSLPLWGSLSLNYTSSSVVDSKTGASFPSVLDDSRLLLGIGLRRKRVFGLKNIDVYAFGIYADDKDIKELLSEKYGKLSVSELQDNKEYSDDLLETDIGMTVRLQIVYGRLSISSVRSAFEESVGSRLRKFGGSDNQELLQTFTSQFKDEYKIPKGSVIDLSRERGYVLRTTIDGKEVGSIESKLLCKSLLDLYIGEEPFDNQAKEDVKLNLASLLHK from the exons atGGTGTCCTTCCGCTTCCCCTTCTCGTTTCCTCAGCCCCCAAAGCACACTCCTCCCACCTACTCCTACTCCTCCTCTGCCACGTCGCGTCCCTTCTCTGCCACCACCGCCGCCGTAGCCATCGCCGCTGGTGCCGCAGCAGTCGCCGGAGTGGCTGCTGCCACCCACAACTCCACAAACCAAGCACACCCATTTCTCCAAAACGCACTGAATCTCTTCTTTGCCAATCGCTCTCTGCCACTTTGGGGTTCGCTCTCTCTAAACTACACTTCGAGCTCCGTCGTTGATTCCAAGACTGGCGCCTCGTTTCCTTCGGTTCTGGATGACTCTCGCCTACTTCTTGGAATTGGGTTGCGGAGAAAACGAGTGTTCGGCTTAAAGAACATCGATGTCTATGCATTTG GTATTTATGCTGATGACAAGGACATAAAAGAATTGCTTAGCGAGAAATATGGGAAATTGTCCGTTTCGGAACTTCAGGACAACAAGGAGTATAGTGATGATTTGCTGGAAACTGATATAGGCATGACTGTCAGACTACAAATAGTTTATGGCAGATTGAGCATTAGTTCCGTGCGTAGTGCTTTTGAGGAGTCTGTCGGAAGCAGACTTAGGAAGTTTGGAGGATCAGATAATCAAGAATTGCTCCAAAC GTTCACTTCCCAATTCAAAGACGAATATAAAATACCAAAGGGATCTGTAATAGATCTCTCAAGGGAACGGGGCTATGTACTTCGAACAACTA TTGATGGAAAGGAGGTGGGAAGCATAGAGAGCAAACTCCTGTGTAAGTCGCTTCTGGATTTATATATAGGCGAGGAACCATTTGATAACCAAGCGAAAGAAGATGTGAAGCTCAATTTGGCCTCTCTCCTTCACAAGTAG
- the LOC117638841 gene encoding ribosome-recycling factor, chloroplastic isoform X2 — protein MATHFSPATPVRFFLQPTQNPPKTLLSVRDSFGGGPVCKKCQPITVNVCSWSSAVSYVGSQDGSMKFSGNPIVVKKQLLQKRAGTVRAATIEEIEAEKSLIKKDAKGRMEKTIELVRSNFNSIRTGRASPAMLDKIEVEYYGSPVGLKTIAQISSPDASSFLVQPYDKSSLKAIEKAIVSSDLGLTPNNDGEVIRLTLPQLTAERRKELSKVVAKQTEEGKVALRNIRRDALKALDKLEKDKKLSEDNVKDLSSDLQKLTDKYVKKLDTFFLYAEIDR, from the exons ATGGCGACCCACTTCTCTCCTGCAACCCCTGTACGCTTCTTCCTCCAACCCACGCAAAACCCTCCCAAAACCCTCCTCTCCGTTCGAG ACTCCTTTGGCGGAGGACCGGTTTGTAAGAAATGCCAGCCCATAACGGTTAATGTATGCTCATGGAGCTCAGCTGTTAGTTATGTAGGATCTCAGGATGGTTCCATGAAGTTTTCTGGTAATCCCATTGTTGTCAAGAAGCAATTGTTGCAAAAGAG AGCTGGAACTgtaagggctgccactattgaAGAAATAGAAGCAGAGAAGTCTTTGATAAAAAAAGATGCT AAAGGAAGGATGGAAAAGACTATCGAACTGGTACGGTCCAATTTCAATTCTATTAGGACAGGGAGGGCAAGCCCAGCCATGCTGGACAAGATTGAG GTTGAATACTATGGAAGCCCCGTTGGCTTGAAGACCATTGCTCAAATTAGTTCTCCTGATGCAAGTTCCTTCTTGGTTCAGCCATATGATAAATCCAG CTTAAAGGCTATAGAGAAGGCCATAGTTAGCTCTGATCTTGGTTTAACTCCAAATAATGATGGAGAAGTGATTCGGTTGACCCTACCTCAGCTTACAGCAGAAAGAAGGAAG GAATTGTCAAAAGTAGTGGCAAAACAGACCGAAGAAGGAAAG GTGGCATTGAGGAACATCAGAAGAGATGCCTTAAAAGCTCTCGACAAACTTGAGAAG GACAAAAAGCTCTCTGAAGATAATGTCAAAGACTTATCTAGTGATTTGCAG AAATTGACAGATAAGTATGTGAAGAAGCTTGataccttttttctttatgcagAAATTGACAGATGA
- the LOC117637239 gene encoding protein TIME FOR COFFEE isoform X1 — protein sequence MERSREARRPSMAASNGFLKLRERPNNKRSMREQSTKQRRVRGDQGHESTEEGSVGYSDEQAPHLMVAHEMIGVAVPRKARSASGKRSHEYASSGNYGGAGEEESLQQLSVKAASLSFSNVSARKKMKPNGPKIRPPKSSKSSEPVDEDIEIEIAEVLGLMKQSKSSKDQDNIKNSTLNLEAKDRNVAELKDKKVEAESALMAVQDSSVSEAGVFEKSDQPEKFETCSPKSNGELCNPVHHTGRDEGASGSIESQKDDAKPFMEEGKSILPKVELSWEDLTGTKAISTGSKLESKREDMFKFDLMAPPPMEKEDFSDFASDPKPLPQDVEMKMEILVKNEEKVEKYVEEAVIEKVDEKKMETSKEKFNENPNQDSDGKLQHQGQKQQPKDVVLNPKLEKIAHSSSVPLAMGSSTTLQPANSLLSQPRRKRCATHHYIAHNICLHQKVTKTNNFWPAETGYAPLRGTKPDIFKVILPAENIVIGNPMLGSLPGLNLQQSQEHEQGVSNFQGHSGNGKISEAANFTETLKRKHLAVQQAPASDGNEMHGHTITFPLGQHQVSGTSNSNQSGPLKHAKSTNNASLPSHSAARTLMSSSALPTVAAVNFINPNMAAKEGPYLALNGYPFPISTHIGTTPAFRGGNPAQPVPLFNGPFYSNQMFQPSQVQQQQPHSQSQHQNTNTSSDSTPSHKQQEPQKLREAQFNSNNFLTSTSVQSQQSQKQYMPPSVQSCKLEGEMNGENTASLAVSHAQKSVYGQNFAVPFQPLNFTLMPYVTLGGGGGGSGNHIEESQHGMSFASFSGNNSTGSCLNFSTMAQNPAIFQSLPDMAQQGYKVGPAPQTVQKKNHQISERKTGGGSNNADDGLKAASGKSSSSIGQRQTLVFDNSARTLNFMSSPVTGSWPPRSIALTTTATNAPVDSKTSSNSQQHMFQFQLQKPHMLQQQQPAIAAKFPKNSPAFSQALVQCNSSAQAPQFSTVVSFPQQQGRSSQGQTQISFGGNHKSSLAPQRQQILTNKNQSSSSLVASSSMSTLQSHQTENSSPSGNGQMSSPACGRNLPSILSTCPSHISELKY from the exons ATGGAGAGAAGTAGAGAAGCAAGAAGGCCAAGCATGGCAGCAAGCAATGGATTTCTCAAGTTACGCGAGCGACCCAACAACAAGAGAAGTATGAGAGAGCAGAGCACAAAACAGAGGAGGGTCAGAGGAGATCAAGGTCACGAGAGCACTGAAGAAGGGAGCGTCGGCTATTCCGATGAGCAAGCTCCGCACTTGATGGTTGCCCATGAAATGATCGGAGTTGCAGTGCCCAGAAAAGCTCGCTCAG CTTCTGGAAAAAGGTCGCATGAATATGCTTCTTCTGGGAATTATGGAGGAGCTGGGGAAGAAGAGAGTCTTCAGCAACTGAGCGTAAAAGCTGCCTCGCTATCTTTTTCTAATGTTTCAgcgaggaagaagatg AAGCCAAATGGACCCAAGATTCGGCCTCCGAAGTCGTCTAAATCTTCTGAGCCTGTCGACGAGGATATTGAGATTGAGATCGCTGAGGTTCTCGGGCTGATGAAGCAATCCAAGAGCTCCAAGGACCAGGATAATATCAAAAACTCTACTTTGAATCTCGAAGCTAAAGATAGAAATG TTGCAGAGCTCAAGGACAAGAAAGTGGAGGCTGAGAGTGCTTTAATGGCGGTTCAGGACAGTTCAGTTTCTGAAGCTGGTGTCTTTGAAAAAAGTGACCAACCGGAAAAGTTTGAAACTTGTTCGCCGAAATCAAACGGGGAACTGTGCAACCCGGTTCACCATACGGGTCGTGATGAAGGAGCATCTGGGTCCATAGAGTCGCAGAAGGACGATGCCAAACCATTCATGGAAGAGGGAAAAAGCATCCTCCCAAAAGTTGAATTGTCTTGGGAGGATTTGACAGGGACAAAAGC CATTTCAACTGGGTCGAAGCTTGAGAGCAAGAGAGAGGACATgttcaaatttgatttgatg GCTCCTCCTCCCATGGAGAAGGAGGACTTCTCTGATTTTGCATCTGATCCTAAACCTCTGCCTCAAGATGTAGAAATG AAGATGGAAATTTTGGTaaagaatgaagaaaaggTGGAAAAATATGTTGAGGAAGCTGTGATTGAGAAAGTAGAtgagaagaagatggagaCAAGTAAGGAAAAGTTTAATGAGAACCCAAATCAAGATAGTGACGGTAAATTACAACACCAAGGTCAAAAACAGCAGCCTAAAGATGTCGTTCTGAATCCAAAACTGGAGAAAATTG CTCATTCTAGCTCAGTGCCCTTGGCCATGGGATCATCCACCACACTACAG CCTGCAAATTCCCTTCTGTCTCAGCCACGGCGAAAGAGATGTGCAACCCACCATTACATTGCTCACAACATTTGCTTGCATCAGAAGGTTACAAAGACGAACAATTTCTGGCCAGCAGAAACTGGTTATGCTCCTCTACGTGGCACCAAGCCAGACATCTTCAAAGTCATATTGCCTGCAGAAAACATAGTCATTGGAAACCCAATGCTTGGAAGCTTACCAGGTTTGAATCTTCAGCAATCACAGGAACACGAGCAGGGCGTGTCAAACTTTCAAGGTCATAGTGGAAACGGTAAAATCTCTGAGGCTGCCAATTTCACAGAAACCTTAAAGAGAAAGCATCTTGCAGTTCAGCAAGCTCCAGCCTCTGATGGAAATGAAATG CATGGACATACTATCACTTTCCCTCTGGGCCAACATCAAGTGTCAGGGACATCAAATAGTAATCAATCTGGTCCTTTGAAACATGCCAAATCAACAAACAATGCATCACTTCCGAGCCATTCAGCTGCTAGAACTCTGATGAGTTCTTCAGCGTTGCCAACGGTAGCTGCAGTGAACTTTATTAATCCGAATATGGCAGCCAAGGAAGGTCCATACTTGGCACTCAATGGGTATCCATTTCCTATTTCAACTCATATAGGAACAACACCAGCCTTTAGAGGAGGAAACCCTGCTCAACCAGTGCCTTTGTTTAATGGGCCTTTCTATTCAAATCAGATGTTCCAGCCTTCACAGGTTCAACAGCAACAGCCTCACTCGCAGTCGCAGCATCAGAACACAAACACTTCAAGTGATTCAACACCATCCCACAAGCAACAGGAGCCTCAGAAACTGAGGGAAGCACAATTTAATAGCAACAATTTTTTGACCTCAACTAGCGTGCAATCACAACAGTCACAAAAGCAGTATATGCCGCCGTCCGTTCAATCTTGCAAGCTTGAGGGTGAGATGAATGGGGAGAATACTGCATCTCTTGCTGTCTCTCATGCCCAAAAGAGTGTATATGGGCAGAACTTTGCAGTTCCATTTCAACCCCTGAACTTTACCTTGATGCCTTATGTAACATTGGGTGGTGGTGGGGGTGGCAGTGGAAATCACATTGAGGAATCGCAGCATGGCATGTCATTTGCCTCCTTCAGTGGAAATAACAGTACAGGTTCATGCTTGAACTTTTCAACCATGGCACAAAATCCAGCGATATTTCAAAGCCTCCCGGACATGGCTCAACAAGGATACAAAGTAGGACCGGCACCTCAAACGGTGCAGAAAAAGAATCATCAAATATCCGAAAGGAAGACTGGAGGTGGTTCCAACAATGCTGATGATGGGTTAAAAGCTGCTTCTGGGAAGTCTTCCTCAAGTATTGGGCAGAGGCAGACCCTTGTTTTTGACAATTCAGCAAGAACTCTTAACTTCATGTCATCCCCTGTCACTGGAAGCTGGCCTCCTCGGTCCATCGCCTTGACTACCACAGCAACAAATGCTCCTGTTGATAGTAAAACATCATCAAATTCTCAACAACACATGTTCCAGTTTCAGCTTCAGAAGCCACATATGTTACAACAGCAGCAACCTGCTATTGCTGCCAAGTTCCCAAAGAACTCCCCTGCTTTCTCACAAGCTTTAGTACAATGCAACAGTTCTGCCCAAGCTCCTCAGTTCTCAACTGTCGTGAGTTTTCCCCAACAGCAAGGAAGATCTTCACAAGGTCAGACTCAAATATCTTTCGGGGGAAACCACAAATCATCCTTAGCACCACAAAGGCAACAGATACTCACTAACAAGAACCAGTCTTCCTCTAGTTTAGTTGCTTCTTCATCAATGTCTACATTACAGTCGCATCAAACTGAGAATTCTTCGCCCAGTGGTAATGGCCAGATGTCCTCTCCTGCTTGTGGTAGGAACTTGCCCTCAATCTTGAGCACATGTCCCAGCCACATTTCTGAACTCAAGTACTAG